One Thermomonas paludicola genomic window, CGTTCTGCAGCATTTCGTTGAGCCAATTCATCGCGCGCTCCATCACCGGAAAATTTGATCAGACGGCGAGTCTAGCAAGCGCGGAGGGCTGCGTGATGCTGCAGCGCAACTCAAATCATTTTTTACCCGGATATTTCAAGCGCGACTGGAAAATTCGCGAAAATCCCCTGCTCCGCGTGCATTCCAGCGAATGCGCGCGGAACCGGGAACCGGCATCAACCCGTGCGCGCGCGCATTTCGCCACGGATTTGCGCATCCACGGCAGCGATCGCGGTCATGTTGACCACCCTGCGCGAGGACGACGCCGGGGTCAGGATGTGCGCAGGCTGGTCCAGGCCCATCAGGATCGGGCCGATGGCCACGCCACCGGTGGCGACCCGGATCAGGTTGTAGGCGATGTTGGCGGCGTCCAGGTTCGGCATCACCAGCAGATTGGCCCGGCCCTTGAGCGTGGTATTGGGGAACATGCGCAGGCGCAGCGCCTCGTCCCAGGCGGTGTCGGCCATCATTTCGCCATCCACCTCCAGCTTGGGTGCGCGGCGGCGGATGATCTCGAAGGCCTCGCGCATCTTGCCCGCGCTGCCGTCGAGGTGGCTGCCGTAGTTGGAGTGCGACAGCAGCGCCACCTTCGGCTCGATCCCGAACAGCTTGAGCCGGTAGCTGGCCTGCAGGGTGGCCTCGGCGATCTGCTCGGCCGACGGGTCCAGCTGCACGTGGGTGTCGAGGAAGAACCATGCGCCGGCATCGTTGATCACGCCGGTCATCGCCGCCGTCCCGGTGACGCCCGGCTCGAAGTCGAACACGCTGCGCAGGTAGCCCAGCTTCTTGTGATAACGCCCGACCAGGCCGCAGATCAGCGCATCCGCTTCGCCGCGCTCCACCATCAGCGAGGCAATCAACGTCGGCCGCGAGCGCAGCAGGTTCTTGGCCGCGTCGGGGGTCACGCCACGGCGCTCGGTCAGCGCGTGGTACTGCCGCCAGTAGTCGTCGAAACGCGGGTCGTCATTGATGTTGGTGAGCTCGAAATCCACGCCCGGCCGCATGCGCAGGCCGAGCTTGGCAATGCGGGTCTCGATCACCTCCGGGCGACCGATCAGGATCGGGAAGGCCAGGCCTTCATCGATCACCGTCTGCACGCCGCGCAGCACCACGAACTCCTCGCCCTCGGCATACACCACGCGCTTGCGGTCGGTGCGCGCGCGCTCGTACACCGGCTTCATCATCAGGCTGGTGCGATGGATGAACTGGCCCAGTTTCTCGCGATAGGCGCCAACGTCTGCCAGCGGGCGCGACGCCACCCCGGAGTCCATCGCCGCCTGCGCCACCGCCGGCGCCAGCATGGTCAGCAGGCGTGGATCGAACGGGCGCGGGATCAGGTACTCGCGGCCGAAAGTGGGCACTTCGCCACCATAGGCCGCGCCCAGGTCGGAGGCCTCCTGGCGCGCCAGGCCGGCGATGGCGCGCACGCAGGCCAGTTTCATCGCCTCGTTGATCTGGGTGGCGCCCACGTCCAGCGCACCGCGGAAAATATACGGGAAGCAGACCGCGTTGTTGACCTGGTTGGGATAGTCGCTGCGACCGGTGGCGATGATGGCGTCCGGGCGCACGGCCTTGGCATCCTCCGGCAGGATCTCCGGGTAGGGGTTGGCCAGCGCCAGGATGATCGGGTTGGCCGCCATCTTGGCCACCATGTCCGCCTTGAGCACGCCACCGGCGGACAGGCCCAGGAACACGTCGGCACCGTCCACGATTTCGGCAAGCGTGCGCTTGTCGGTGGCGCGCGCGTAGCGGGCCTTGTCGGGATCGAGATTCGGGCGGCCAGCGTGGATCACGCCGTCGCGGTCGAACGCGAGGATGTTTTCCGGCTTCACCCCCAGCGCCACCAGCATGTCCAGGCAGGCGATGCCGGCGGCACCGGCGCCGGTGGTGGCCAGCTTCACCTCGGCAATGTTCTTGCCCGCCACTTCCAGTGCGTTCAGGATCGCCGCGCCGACGATGATCGCGGTGCCGTGCTGGTCGTCGTGGAACACCGGGATCTTCATCCGCTCGCGCAGCTTGCGCTCGACGATGAAGCATTCCGGTGCCTTGATGTCTTCCAGATTGATGCCGCCGAAGGTCGGCTCCAGGCTGGCGATGATGTCCACCAGCTTGTCGGGATCGCGTTCGTCGATCTCCAGGTCGAAGACGTCGATGCCGGCGAATTTCTGGAACAGCACGCCCTTGCCTTCCATGACTGGTTTACCAGCCAGCGGACCGATGTCGCCCAGCCCCAGCACCGCGGTGCCGTTGCTGATCACCGCCACCAGGTTGCCGCGCGCGGTGTATTCACTGACCTTGGACGGGTCGGCCGCGATTTCCTCGCAGGCGAACGCCACGCCCGGCGAGTACGCCAGGGCCAGATCGCGCTGGGTCACCATCGGTTTGGTGGCCGTCACCTTGATCTTGCCCTTGGGCGAAACCCGGTGGTAATCGAGAGCGGCCTGCTTCAGGTCGTCGTTGGCGGGCGTGTCTGACATCGAAACGGGTTCCAGGCTGCGATTGGGTGATGATAGCGGCTTCGCTTCCCGGCTCGCTGGAACCGCATCAT contains:
- a CDS encoding NADP-dependent malic enzyme, with the protein product MSDTPANDDLKQAALDYHRVSPKGKIKVTATKPMVTQRDLALAYSPGVAFACEEIAADPSKVSEYTARGNLVAVISNGTAVLGLGDIGPLAGKPVMEGKGVLFQKFAGIDVFDLEIDERDPDKLVDIIASLEPTFGGINLEDIKAPECFIVERKLRERMKIPVFHDDQHGTAIIVGAAILNALEVAGKNIAEVKLATTGAGAAGIACLDMLVALGVKPENILAFDRDGVIHAGRPNLDPDKARYARATDKRTLAEIVDGADVFLGLSAGGVLKADMVAKMAANPIILALANPYPEILPEDAKAVRPDAIIATGRSDYPNQVNNAVCFPYIFRGALDVGATQINEAMKLACVRAIAGLARQEASDLGAAYGGEVPTFGREYLIPRPFDPRLLTMLAPAVAQAAMDSGVASRPLADVGAYREKLGQFIHRTSLMMKPVYERARTDRKRVVYAEGEEFVVLRGVQTVIDEGLAFPILIGRPEVIETRIAKLGLRMRPGVDFELTNINDDPRFDDYWRQYHALTERRGVTPDAAKNLLRSRPTLIASLMVERGEADALICGLVGRYHKKLGYLRSVFDFEPGVTGTAAMTGVINDAGAWFFLDTHVQLDPSAEQIAEATLQASYRLKLFGIEPKVALLSHSNYGSHLDGSAGKMREAFEIIRRRAPKLEVDGEMMADTAWDEALRLRMFPNTTLKGRANLLVMPNLDAANIAYNLIRVATGGVAIGPILMGLDQPAHILTPASSSRRVVNMTAIAAVDAQIRGEMRARTG